The genomic interval ACAAAATCAGAAATAGAGAAAGCTTTGATTTTTGAAATCTACAGAATGTTGTCTCTAATCTTGGTAAATTACCATTTTGTGCAAAAGAAATAATCACACATCAACTCTGTTTTGTGATTCAGACGGTCCAAGGAACACATCCATCTTTATCAAGGAGGTGGAGAATATCAGCGACTTCACCCTGATCTGCAGCAGCCAGGCAAACCCCCCAGTGAAGTTTTACTCGTGGTTTAAAAAGGATGAGGACAATATGGTTGTTGCACATCGTTCTGTGCTCTTCTGTGGTGAAGGGGGCCAGTTTTTCTGCAACGCCGGCAACAAGCATGGAAGCCAAAACTCCTCTGTTGTGAATGTAAAGAGTAAAGGTACGCATGTTACTCAGATTGATATTACAGTGAGTGATCTGTCAGTGATGGAAAATGTTAATAAAGCGCTAACacactgcttttgttttcacagcatgTTGGACGACTTTGACCAGAGACGTGTTTATTATCATTACAGCTGCTGTGCTTCTGATCGTGACCTCTGTCATTGTCATCACAATAAGGTAagcatgtgtttgttcttttcagACATGTGCCCCACGTTACAATTCATCTGACAGCAATgaaccatgtttgttttgtgtctgaaaaAGCACTGTGGTCACTGATGCAGGAAAATCACAATTGCATTGAAACAAAATAATACATTATAAAGAGTCAATGTGAGCAAAGAGTctctaaaatgtattcaaatataGAAATACATACAAGACATCTCAACTGCTGTTCTTtgcttgtgtatttatttttgatgttaGCGATGATCATgcaatgattctttttttataatttgtttcagactcaaaaaaaaaagggcatggGAACCAAAGCTGGACTGCAGGGAGGAGGTACAGGTGTCAAAATGAGCTTCTTCTTATATGTTTTAACATAGTCCAACTTttccatttattatttaatgtacATCCTAGAGTTATTCTCGGGGCTTTCAGTCACGCAGAGGCGGTTTGGAAACTGATTTCAGCAGGTGAAAGGCAAATAAAACCCATTTCCATTCCCTGCATCAAATAAGACAAGACAGTTTTATGTAtgagtgaaacataaaacagtcacagaggctaataataaaaagcacatatcacatttattttcacgTATTAATCTGGTGCTTTTTGTCATTACTTTGTTCAGAACACAGACTATGTCAACTGGCTCCCCTGTGACAATAACCAATCACAAGAAGGGATTCAGCTTGACGAAGGGACAGAACTCATCTACGCAACTGTTGACCTCATCAACAGAGAGTCAAACATGTGAGATGCTTATTCAAACTTTTTATCCATTTCTTTCACCTGTTGCATTGGTTGCATGTGCACTGATGGActgtttcaccagcagagggcagcagatgGACTCCTGTACGGATGACCAAAGTGTGATTTACAGCATGGTGTGCAGGTACGGCTCAAGAAACtcacacatttaaaagacaatTATTATCACAAGACTGAAAAGGATACAAAGACGTTGTATTGTCTGTTTCAGGCACCAGCTGGTGAACCCTTCAAACACTGAGGATTCCTGATTTGACATCAAGAACATGCAGTCAGGATTTTAACTTTTGAGGGAATATGTTTCAGCAGGATGCACAGCACATGCATCACAGGGGAGATATATGTTATAATccagacaaaaaataaaacatgtaaatgtgttAACATTGAATTTGAAGTTTTCTGTCCCTTAACAAAATAAGTTGTAAACAATCAGCAAACTTTGGTGTTTCAGCTCCTTTATTTATTGGAAAAAAACTGTACGGGGGATTCATTTCTTTACTTACTCATTCGTTTTGACAATTTTAAGACTTAGAGGTATgcacacatttgcataattggGGGCGTGGCTGGGTTGACTGACAGGAAAGCGGGTGGCAGCTGTGTGCCAGGAGGCTTAaccctgcattcatgtggtgtcagaaACATTGGAAAAACAAGCTTCCTAGCTAGTTGGAAAACGCtcatgaacgcctgctcaagtcggtACAACAACTCAGCAACTCTGGAAAGAATTAGGTGCCCAACTTGACGTCATATTTGTCATCACATTGGGGGCAAAggatgttttgttattgttaagatactttttattaattcacatatttgcacatcaactttttgctccaATAAAACTTGTAGCAGAGACATTACACACATCTTCTTTGTCCCGTTCACattgttctttgttgttgtgacaacattttgactttctgaactgaaaacCTGAGAACATCCTGAAACtgggaccatccgaggagcacatgaatgcagcccaagggcccacctcagctccacctctttgtttgtttctagaCTGATTGAAAGTTtggttgagatagcatttccaatattgGCGACTGCATCATTTGGCATCACAACGCCTCAACCAGTAG from Labrus mixtus chromosome 20, fLabMix1.1, whole genome shotgun sequence carries:
- the LOC132954192 gene encoding B-cell receptor CD22-like isoform X5, whose amino-acid sequence is MSNTNSGNYTCSLKTQPGSTSEAVNIDVQYGPRNTSIFIKEVENISDFTLICSSQANPPVKFYSWFKKDEDNMVVAHRSVLFCGEGGQFFCNAGNKHGSQNSSVVNVKSKACWTTLTRDVFIIITAAVLLIVTSVIVITIRLKKKRAWEPKLDCREEVQNTDYVNWLPCDNNQSQEGIQLDEGTELIYATVDLINRESNIRGQQMDSCTDDQSVIYSMVCRHQLVNPSNTEDS